The Halotia branconii CENA392 region TTATATTTTATGCTTTTGCACCCTGTAATTTAACAAACTGATGATATTCCAGTTACAAAAATTTGGGTAAGAAGTATTTATTCATCTCTAAGCCCATGTTTGATTTCTATGAAAATTTAGCAGGTATTTTTTAAGCCTGTGGAATATCTTTTTTGTTTTTCTTGTTCAATCCAAATGCACTCATAGCTAATAAGCTTAAAGCTGCTACTGTACCAGGTTCGGGTACTTGTACAGGTTTAGGTGCAGGTGGAGTAGGTGGTTCATAGTAAGTCGTAGGTGATGGCGTAGGTGCGGGAGCAGGAGCAGGCGCTGGTGCGGGAGCAGGTGCTGGTGCGGGAGCGGGAGCAGGAGCAGGAGCAGGAGCAGGCGCTGGTGCTGGTGCTGGTGCTGGTGCTGGTGCTGGTGCTGGCGCTGGTGCAGGCGCTGGTGCTGGTGCGGGAGCAGGCGCTGGTGCTGGTGCGGGAGCAGGAGCAGGCGCTGGTGTTGCTGCTGATGCAGATACACCTGCAAGTTTGCTACTGCCCTCACGACTAGAACCAGGAAGTCCTACACTCATTACACGTAAACCGAAGTCTTGATTAAAAAACTGATCAAGGGTTAAAGCTGCTTTGCTGCTAGATAGAACAAAAGTTGCCGTTTGAAAGTCGTCACCCTTTCCTATACCTTGTGTGCCAATTTCCACACCATATTCAAATTTGTGGGTATTTCCATCACCCTTAAGATTAGCTTGACCAACCTTCTCAAGCTTTCCAGTAGTGCTATAGTCAGTTTCTGTTATAGGTGTACCGTCTATACCTAAAACTTGGAGACTAGATAGAAGGGAGTTATCTTTAATGTTGAAGAAGACTCCGCGGATATCGCCAATATTTTTATATGTTGAGTCAGTTAAAAACTCCACTTTAAATTGAACTTTTCCAGCACCAGCCACTGTGTCATCGAGAGTATATCTAACTTGTAACGGGTCGCCTGTAAAGTTAGTAGCGGTGAAACTCATAGAGGCGGCATTGGCAGGGTTTAAGGAAGATGTAGCGACAGCTACACCCGCAGCTACTAATAAAGAAGATCCCAGCCGAATAGAAAATGCTTTTGCCATAGGTGATGTACTAAATAATAGCCGTTCCCTGCGGAACTATTTGTTAATTACAAATCCAATTGTCTACTTGCATTTGCTAAACGTCTGCTATTTTTTAGCGTTTTATTCATATCTTTATTTATTGGTTTATTTAGATAAAAAATTGTTGATTTATTAGTATAAATACTGTAATTAAGTAGTTTCTTTGGAAACTCACAGTTTTAAACTGTGATTCCATAATGTTTCAGTATTTGAAAAGACTATAGCCAGGGGCGACTAATTCTTTCTAACTCCGTAATTTCATCATCACTTAATCTCCAACCCAAAGCACCTGCATTCTGACGCACATGTTCGGCTGTTTTCACCCCAGCAATGGGAATAACGTTCCCCTGAGCAATCAACCAATTGAGCGCAACTTGAGCCGGGGTGCGATCGTATTTTTCTCCTAAACTGCGTAGTAAAGATATTATCGGTACAATTTTTTGCAAGCCTTCTTTCTTAAATTTTGGGTCTATTTTCCTAGCACCGCTAGGAATTTCAGCACCTTCAGGGGTATATTTGCCTGTAAGCAGTCCTTGAGCTAGAGGGCTGTATGCCAAAATGGTTACGCCCAATTCACGAGCAGTTGCCAGAATATTCTTGCTTTCAACTTGGCGACTGAGTAAAGAATAACGGACTTGATTGACAGCCAATGGCACTCCACGATCTGCCAATATTTGATGCGCGTCTCGCATTTGCTCCGCTGAATAATTACTCACTCCGACTGCGGCAATTCTGCCTCGTTTCACTTCATCTGCAAGAGCATTCATCAAAGTTTCTTGACTTAAGAAGAAAGCAAACGGCCAATGCACTTGATATAAAGCTATCTGCTCTACTTGTAAACGTTTGAGGCTGTTAGTTAAGGCATCAGCAACAGATTGACTCGTG contains the following coding sequences:
- a CDS encoding aldo/keto reductase, translated to METITLGKNGPTVPPLCMGTWAWGDKLFWNYGDRYGSEQLQAAFTAALEAGITFFDTAEVYGMGKSEQFLGQFMQQAQKPVQIATKFSPLPWRFTSQSVADALTNSLKRLQVEQIALYQVHWPFAFFLSQETLMNALADEVKRGRIAAVGVSNYSAEQMRDAHQILADRGVPLAVNQVRYSLLSRQVESKNILATARELGVTILAYSPLAQGLLTGKYTPEGAEIPSGARKIDPKFKKEGLQKIVPIISLLRSLGEKYDRTPAQVALNWLIAQGNVIPIAGVKTAEHVRQNAGALGWRLSDDEITELERISRPWL
- a CDS encoding PEP-CTERM sorting domain-containing protein (PEP-CTERM proteins occur, often in large numbers, in the proteomes of bacteria that also encode an exosortase, a predicted intramembrane cysteine proteinase. The presence of a PEP-CTERM domain at a protein's C-terminus predicts cleavage within the sorting domain, followed by covalent anchoring to some some component of the (usually Gram-negative) cell surface. Many PEP-CTERM proteins exhibit an unusual sequence composition that includes large numbers of potential glycosylation sites. Expression of one such protein has been shown restore the ability of a bacterium to form floc, a type of biofilm.); translation: MAKAFSIRLGSSLLVAAGVAVATSSLNPANAASMSFTATNFTGDPLQVRYTLDDTVAGAGKVQFKVEFLTDSTYKNIGDIRGVFFNIKDNSLLSSLQVLGIDGTPITETDYSTTGKLEKVGQANLKGDGNTHKFEYGVEIGTQGIGKGDDFQTATFVLSSSKAALTLDQFFNQDFGLRVMSVGLPGSSREGSSKLAGVSASAATPAPAPAPAPAPAPAPAPAPAPAPAPAPAPAPAPAPAPAPAPAPAPAPAPAPAPAPAPAPAPAPAPTPSPTTYYEPPTPPAPKPVQVPEPGTVAALSLLAMSAFGLNKKNKKDIPQA